NNNNNNNNNNNNNNNNNNNNNNNNNNNNNNNNNNNNNNNNNNNNNNNNNNNNNNNNNNNNNNNNNNNNNNNNNNNNNNNNNNNNNNNNNNNNNNNNNNNNNNNNNNNNNNNNNNNNNNNNNNNNNNNNNNNNNNNNNNNNNNNNNNNNNNNNNNNNNNNNNNNNNNNNNNNNNNNNNNNNNNNNNNNNNNNNNNNNNNNNNNNNNNNNNNNNNNNNNNNNNNNNNNNNNNNNNNNNNNNNNNNNNNNNNNNNNNNNNNNNNNNNNNNNNNNNNNNNNNNNNNNNNNNNNNNNNNNNNNNNNNNNNNNNNNNNNNNNNNNNNNNNNNNNNNNNNNNNNNNNNNNNNNNNNNNNNNNNNNNNNNNNNNNNNNNNNNNNNNNNNNNNNNNNNNNNNNNNNNNNNNNNNNNNNNNNNNNNNNNNNNNNNNNNNNNNNNNNNNNNNNNNNNNNNNNNNNNNNNNNNNNNNNNNNNNNNNNNNNNNNNNNNNNNNNNNNNNNNNNNNNNNNNNNNNNNNNNNNNNNNNNNNNNNNNNNNNNNNNNNNNNNNNNNNNNNNNNNNNNNNNNNNNNNNNNNNNNNNNNNNNNNNNNNNNNNNNNNNNNNNNNNNNNNNNNNNNNNNNNNNNNNNNNNNNNNNNNNNNNNNNNNNNNNNNNNNNNNNNNNNNNNNNNNNNNNNNNNNNNNNNNNNNNNNNNNNNNNNNNNNNNNNNNNNNNNNNNNNNNNNNNNNNNNNNNNNNNNNNNNNNNNNNNNNNNNNNNNNNNNNNNNNNNNNNNNNNNNNNNNNNNNNNNNNNNNNNNNNNNNNNNNNNNNNNNNNNNNNNNNNNNNNNNNNNNNNNNNNNNNNNNNNNNNNNNNNNNNNNNNNNNNNNNNNNNNNNNNNNNNNNNNNNNNNNNNNNNNNNNNNNNNNNNNNNNNNNNNNNNNNNNNNNNNNNNNNNNNNNNNNNNNNNNNNNNNNNNNNNNNNNNNNNNNNNNNNNNNNNNNNNNNNNNNNNNNNNNNNNNNNNNNNNNNNNNNNNNNNNNNNNNNNNNNNNNNNNNNNNNNNNNNNNNNNNNNNNNNNNNNNNNNNNNNNNNNNNNNNNNNNNNNNNNNNNNNNNNNNNNNNNNNNNNNNNNNNNNNNNNNNNNNNNNNNNNNNNNNNNNNNNNNNNNNNNNNNNNNNNNNNNNNNNNNNNNNNNNNNNNNNNNNNNNNNNNNNNNNNNNNNNNNNNNNNNNNNNNNNNNNNNNNNNNNNNNNNNNNNNNNNNNNNNNNNNNNNNNNNNNNNNNNNNNNNNNNNNNNNNNNNNNNNNNNNNNNNNNNNNNNNNNNNNNNNNNNNNNNNNNNNNNNNNNNNNNNNNNNNNNNNNNNNNNNNNNNNNNNNNNNNNNNNNNNNNNNNNNNNNNNNNNNNNNNNNNNNNNNNNNNNNNNNNNNNNNNNNNNNNNNNNNNNNNNNNNNNNNNNNNNNNNNNNNNNNNNNNNNNNNNNNNNNTAAGCGTTCTATACCTCTTCACTACTCGTACAGACTTGATAGACTCATAATCAACTAAAGCGTTCTATACTTCTTCACTACTCGTACAGACTTCACGAATTAGCAAATtgcataataatataactagCCAAAAATGTATCTTTTCCAATTCTCCCATAATTTTggtatcaaaatccaccatttatTGCCCTCAAACTTTTGTGTGTCAATTTGTGGACCATCCTTAAACAAACTTTTCCACCAAACATTTTTCTCCTTTGGAAGAACAATGCAAATCTCATCCTTTTTAACATGGGAAATGCAAGACCATTTCCATTCATCagcttttattttcttgtaaagTTGACCATTTATTATTAGTGGTTGAAGATGTTTTCCAACTTTGATGTAATTACTATTCTCTATTGATATACTAAAATAGGAAGAGTTTTTTACACTTGCTCCATGTGGCAATGGTATAGTTATGGTCACTTCTTCAAGTGTTTGTCCCCATGAATAATTAGCCATGTCATGTCCATTGGCTTTGTTTGGTTCTACAAGAAGCTTTTCTTGTGCTTCTTCTTTGTAGTATGAGAAAATTCCCATTGTAGAGATTATGATGTAGAGATATTTCGCGTTTGAGTCttgaatataataatatgatCTTTCGGGTACGAAATATAGAATCAACAAGAATTTGTAGAACGAAGGATGTATAAAGGGATGTGAGAATTTGGGGTTTGAGTTGAGTCTTGAAAATAATTACGTGGATAATATGATCCGTCGCGAATAAAATATGTATAAGGGAATATGAGAATTTGGGGTTTGAGTCTTGAAAATAATTACGTGAATAATACAATCTTTCGTGAATAAAATATAGAATTAACAAGAATTTGTAGAACAAAGAATATATAACGGGATGTGAGAATTTGGGATTTGAGTCTCGAAAATAATTACGTGGATAATATGATCCTTCGTGAACAAAGTATGTATAAGGGAATATGAGAATTTGGGATTTGAGTCTTGAAAATTATTACGTGAATAATACAATCCTCCATGAATAAAATATAGAATCAACAAGAATTTGTAGAACGAAGAATATATAAGGGGATGTGAGAATTTGGGGTTTGAGTCTTGAAAATAATTGTGTGAATAATATGATTCTCCGTGAATAGAATAATCAATAAGAGCTTGAAGAACGAAGGATATATAAGGGGATATGAGAATTTGGGGTTTGAATCTTGAAAATAATTACGTGAATAATATGAGTCTTTGGGaacaaaatatatgtataatggGATGTGAGAATTTGGGTGTAAGAATATAATAGTGGGTGTAAGAATATAATAAGAATCCTTTTTTATTAGGAATAGAAATTTGAATCCATAATGGATTGGGAGTTGGAAACAAATTTTcgtttaattaattatttttgagaaaaggtTAAATTAATGACACGTATGTTTTAAGACTTTATTATATATAGTCATCCTAACAGTCTAACTATGCAAATAAATTCCATAAAATTACTACTAATTCCTATTGCATCTCGAAAAGTCTCACATTATGGGATAAAGTAAAATGCTTTGTGACAAAGATTATTTTGTATATACgattgaaattcataaaattaatatagaactttaaattttattagaCATTTTTTTGTCTTCTTATCGTCCAGTGACATGTGTTCGGTAGTCCCATCAGAGGTAAAGTCAAAATTTAGAGTTTATGGGTTTCAAATTTTTCATCGAACTCATAGACATCATATATAATTATTGTTTgcaattaaatatttatacacaTTTAATGAATTTTCTGATACAGATACATGATCTAAACAAGAGATACTGGGTTGGTTAATCCTAACCCGTATTTAATACTCTCCCTCTACCTCAAACCCGCATTTTGACCCGActaaatttgaattcatatttgaaatttCCACATAAGCTCCCCTAACAAAGACAATCAGTTCTATATCTAAGATCCTTACTGAAAACCTCTGATTAAAAATGAACGAATACTTTCCATTCCACcacataatacaaaaatatagatTTTGCTAAACATTTTAATTTAATGTTTAGGCTATAATTTAATCAGTCACGAGTCTTACggcatgttgttgttattaaGACTAAGTATTCCTTTTCTTTCTCTAATAATTCACTATAAATACACTCTTTTTATTACAAAACTTTTCGCAACAATTcactaattttcttttaatttactcAAAAATCATTTTCATCACCCAAAAAAAATGGCAATTCTTTCAGACTACACTGAAGGAGAAAATCAATCACAAGCCAAAAAAcctatagaagaagaagaagaaattaaagaaaatgaatcaaataattcttcttcttctaatgaaccaaaaaaagaagaagaaaataataataagaagaaattaCAGCCAAATCAATTTAATGGGCTTGATATGGAGAATTATACATGGGGACAAACACTTCAAGATGTTACTATTAATGTCTCAGTGCCACTTGGTACAAAATCAACATTTTTAGCTGTGGATATCAAGAACAATTCCATCAAACTTGGTCTCAAAAATCAACCACCAATTGTTGAAGGtgtgttattaaatattattttgtttatataCATATCCAGAAGCGGATTCAAGATTTgatatttgttgaaattttagtaaattttctACGTATATATCTGAGTTGTTTGCTAATTAAAAGGGGAAAAGGTTTGAAATATGCCTAAACTTTGGAAAAATTTGCTGTAACATACACGCATTACTTTGCggaggtcctatgaccccctcGACTATTTATTATCGTACTTTTGTGGCATATATTTACCCAGCTGGACCACTGCGTGAATGCACGCGCACCAGGGCGCGTAAGGGTCTGAAGTGGTCCAGTTGAACAAATATATGCCATAGAAATACGGTAATAAATAGTCGAGGAGGTCAGAGGACCACCGCATAGTTGAGGCGCATTACAATAAATTTCGCtaaaatttagatatatttctGACTCTTTTCcctaattaaaaaattgaaatcagCTGAACATATACTTTTGTAACTCAACTAAATCCACCATTGAACATACATGAAATTATAAGATTGTTGCTTTATACATTAAAAGATTTGATATTTTCAACTTTGTAGCATCACGTCTTAGTATAAAAGTAGGTAAGTAAGAGGTAGATCGagaatttaaatttgatataTTCAATAGATAATTTTGTACTTTTgaaaatgatttcaaaaattGATCTTTTCTAGTGAAATTTTAGTgatctttcatatatatatatgtctatatatttccTATCGATTGACAAACTTAACTAGTTAACTTGCACTATGCAATGTCTTTGTAACGACCCTTGTTTATATTTCTCCAAACAATATACGAGCAATATCCCTTGTTTATATTTCTCCAAACAATATACGAGCAATATCTCTTTAAAGACGATGATTTTTAACCACTTCGTCTTACTTTTCTTTGTTACATTTTTCTAACAAGGTGAATTTTTCGTATTAGTGAAAATCTGTTGGTGGTGGGAGGTGACGGGTATTTCGTGAATTAGTCGATGCGTGAAAGTAGACCCCAACACCATTGTTATattgaataacaacaacatactaatATATTCCCACAAAATGTGGTCTGAGAAgggtaaaatactaaaatatacgTGATCCATATTACTACCTCAGAGGTGAAGTAGAGAGATTTTCGATAGAACCCGAATCCCGACGAAAACAATCGTCTATAAACAAGAAACAACAGATAGTAACAAACTTAACTTGCACTATGCTTGTCTTTATAACAACCCTTGTTATATGAGCAATATCTCTTTAAAGACGATTTTTAACCACTTCGTCTTACTTTTTACTTGTTATATTTTCCTAACAAGGTGAATTTGTTGTATCAGTAAAAAtttgttgttggtgggaggtgacgGGTATTTCTTGGATTAGTCGATGCATGAAGCAGACTCTGACACCATTTTTAtattgaaaaacaacaacaacaacaacaacatactaatATATTCCCGCAAAATATGGTCTGAGAAgggtaaaatactaaaatatacgCAATCCATATTACTACCTCAGAGGTGACATAGAGAGATTTTTGATAGACCTCAGCTCCCGACAAAAACAACTGTCTATAAACAAGAAACAATCGATAGTAACAAAATAACAGATAGTAACAAACTTAACTTGCACTATACAATGTCTTTGTCACAACCCTTGTTAGACGAGCAATATCTCTTTAAAGATGCGATTTTTAACCAGAGTacttatgatcaaatttgctacgacatacTCCAATTTCATGGGGGTTCTATTACCCTTGaattaaattttagcgtatttttgttaACCTTTTCCGCTGACATGAcatcttttgtcaacctttttagctgacatgacacCCTTAATGTGggtctcattttatgtaataaaggtgtcacatcagtGCAAAAAAGTGACAAAATACACTAAAAGTGAGTTCATAGGTAATAGAACCCCTGTGAAATTGGGGTGTGTCATAGCAACTTTGGCCATAGTACGAGGAGTACAGGGTGCTTATTATCTCTTTTAACCACTTCGTCTTACTTTTTACTTGTTACATTTTGCTAACAAGGTGAACTATTGGAGCCTGTGAAAGCTGATGAATGTTTTTGGAGTTTAGAAGATCAAAAACAAGTAACAATTTTGATGACAAAAAGGAGTGGTTCTGATTGGTGGAAAAGTTTGTTCAAAAATGGACCAGAAATTGACACACAAAAAGCTGAGCCAGAGCCAAGTAGGCTGTCAGAATTGGACTTAGAAACAAGATCAGCAGTTGAAAAAATGATGTTTGAtcaaaaacaaaagcaaaaagGGTTACCAACAAGTgaagaaattcaaaatcaagatcaAATCAAGAAGATTATGGAAGAAAATCCTGAGATTGCTAAGCATTTTGCTAATTCTCCAGCTAATGCTAATGGCAAAGGTGGTTTGTCCAATGTTAGGATGATGTCAAGTGGCGGCGGGATGATGCGTTAATTTTATCGCGTGATGAAGTTTCTGTTTCCGATGGGAACTTGATGAGTTGATCTACCTATAcgtctttatttttattgttgcattaaaagttatttcatgttttagttttttCTCCTATTGCTTTTTGAGTTTGTGGGATTGGAATTATGTTCCCCATCCATTTGGAATTGGAAGTAATTTTCCTATAGTTTTAGTCATGACACATAATCACAATGTGTGTGGTGGCACACCATTTATTTGTCCGAGATGAGTGGATTCACTTACACGTcttatgctactttatgtattgcTCGAgataaaatgaattataaaattatttgtctttgttagagttgtgacccaaattttattGATATGATCCTGAAAAATTTGTGGTGCGATCCATGTTTGTGATATTtcatggggtctgtggtggtagcgtagggatcgggccgaGAGGCCCGACATGGACCTGTATGTTTTTCGATCTAgaacttatttgtatgcacgtattatataagtgcgttTAGTGGGTTGTTTCGGGTTGTTCTCGTATACACGAAATTGAGACTATcctctccacattgtactcctctccacTATATTGCTTTGTATGTGATTGTTTCCGCAAAAATTTTCACGTAAATTTATGtgttcttgtttttccttttgcttgtggtttgcttattctatCCGATTTATAACAATCTTGATCGATTGTTATTTTACAGACCGCCCATCATTGtgcaaaatagataaaataatacatCCATGATTCAACAAATTTTAACTAATTTAAGAGGACAGTAGTTATAATTATTCACTATACCAACATTCtagatacataattttttttgtttctcatgaAAACTTGATGAGTTGATCTACCTATCCATCTTGTTGTTTCTATTTATTTGGAAGTAATTTTCCTATAGTTTTAATCATGAAGCATGATACAGAATCACAAGAGTAAAGCATTTAGTAaccctgaactatgaccaaatttgctacgacacacttcaactttACGAGGGTCCTTTGCCCCCACCGAACtaatttttagtgtatttttatcaacctttttagTTGTCGTGatacctttttagctgacgtgacacctttgtcGTGGAttctattttatataataaagataCCACATCAACACAAAAAGGTGAcgaaaatacactaaaattgactTGGGGGTGGGGGctatgaagttggagtgtgtcgtagcaactttgatcaTAATTCGAAAGGTACTGAAGGATTATCTCTAATCACAATATGTGAGGTGGCACACGatttatttgtcaaaaatgaGTTGATTCACTTACATTGTCTTATGCTACTTCATGTATTGTTCAAGATAAAATGAATTATGGAGTTATTTGTCGTAATCGATTGTTATTT
This is a stretch of genomic DNA from Capsicum annuum cultivar UCD-10X-F1 unplaced genomic scaffold, UCD10Xv1.1 ctg3397, whole genome shotgun sequence. It encodes these proteins:
- the LOC107864489 gene encoding protein BOBBER 1-like, whose translation is MAILSDYTEGENQSQAKKPIEEEEEIKENESNNSSSSNEPKKEEENNNKKKLQPNQFNGLDMENYTWGQTLQDVTINVSVPLGTKSTFLAVDIKNNSIKLGLKNQPPIVEGELLEPVKADECFWSLEDQKQVTILMTKRSGSDWWKSLFKNGPEIDTQKAEPEPSRLSELDLETRSAVEKMMFDQKQKQKGLPTSEEIQNQDQIKKIMEENPEIAKHFANSPANANGKGGLSNVRMMSSGGGMMR